A genome region from Micromonospora inyonensis includes the following:
- the trpS gene encoding tryptophan--tRNA ligase, translating to MSDVPARPRVLSGIQPTADSFHLGNYLGAVRHWVALQDTHDAFYCVVDLHAITAGHDARSLRQRSRTAAAQLLAVGLDPERCALFVQSQVPEHAQLAWILSCVTGFGEASRMTQFKDKSQKQGSERASVGLFTYPILQAADILLYQADAVPVGEDQRQHLELTRDLAQRFNTTFGRTFTVPAAHIVRDTAKITDLQDPTAKMSKSSSSPAGIINLLEEPARSAKKIRSAVTDTGREIVFDAEAKPGIANLLTIYSALTGRSIDDLVAAYAGRGYGDLKKDLGEVVVEFVRPVQERTRSYLDDPAQLDKLLAQGAEKARAVAARTLAAAYERVGFFPPVRVG from the coding sequence ATGTCCGACGTGCCTGCCCGCCCCCGCGTCCTCTCCGGCATCCAGCCGACGGCCGACTCGTTCCACCTCGGCAACTACCTGGGCGCGGTACGGCACTGGGTGGCCCTCCAGGACACCCACGACGCCTTCTACTGCGTCGTCGACCTGCACGCCATCACCGCCGGGCACGACGCCAGGTCGCTGCGCCAGCGCAGCCGGACGGCTGCCGCGCAGCTGCTCGCCGTCGGGCTGGACCCGGAGCGTTGCGCCCTGTTCGTCCAGTCCCAGGTGCCCGAGCACGCCCAGCTGGCCTGGATCCTCTCCTGCGTCACCGGGTTCGGCGAGGCCAGCCGGATGACCCAGTTCAAGGACAAGTCGCAGAAGCAGGGCAGCGAGCGGGCCAGCGTCGGCCTCTTCACGTACCCGATCCTCCAGGCCGCCGACATCCTGCTCTACCAGGCGGACGCGGTGCCGGTCGGCGAGGACCAGCGCCAGCACCTGGAACTCACCCGGGACCTGGCCCAGCGTTTCAACACCACCTTCGGTCGGACGTTCACCGTGCCGGCGGCGCACATCGTCCGGGACACCGCGAAGATCACCGACCTTCAGGACCCGACCGCGAAGATGTCGAAGTCGTCGTCCTCGCCGGCCGGCATCATCAACCTCCTGGAGGAGCCGGCCCGCTCGGCCAAGAAGATCCGCTCGGCGGTCACCGACACCGGCCGGGAGATCGTCTTCGACGCCGAGGCCAAGCCGGGCATCGCCAACCTGCTGACCATCTACTCGGCGCTGACCGGGCGGAGCATCGACGACCTGGTCGCCGCGTACGCCGGCCGGGGCTACGGCGATCTCAAGAAGGACCTCGGCGAGGTGGTGGTGGAGTTCGTCCGGCCGGTGCAGGAGCGCACCCGCAGCTACCTGGACGACCCGGCCCAGCTCGACAAGCTGCTCGCCCAGGGTGCCGAGAAGGCCCGCGCGGTGGCGGCCCGGACGCTGGCGGCCGCGTACGAACGGGTCGGGTTCTTCCCACCGGTACGCGTCGGGTGA
- the galK gene encoding galactokinase: protein MTTHPVLAGDVADRATAGFRQRYATEPAGRWAAPGRANLIGEHTDYNDGFVLPVALSLRTVVAAAGQPDGVWTVCSELADESVEFTADDLAPGRVTGWGAYVAGVVWALRGAGYAVPGARLAIASDVPLGSGLSSSAALEAAVLAALVDLGGLDLPAERRPRLAQRAENAYVGAPTGIMDQSAAIRCRAGHALFLDCRTEEVEHIPFDLDAAGLAMLVVDSRAPHRHADGEYAARRRSCEQAAGLLGVPALRDVPAADLDATLGRLPDDETRRRVRHVVTEDQRVLDTVALLRAGRVRDIGPLLTGSHASMRDDFEITVPEIDLAVEAALAAGALGARMTGGGFGGCVLALVEAASADTVAAAVTAAYAERGFAAPGHVRVRPAPGASRLD, encoded by the coding sequence GTGACCACGCACCCCGTCCTCGCCGGTGACGTCGCCGACCGCGCCACCGCCGGCTTCCGGCAGCGGTACGCCACCGAGCCTGCCGGCCGCTGGGCGGCTCCCGGACGGGCCAACCTGATCGGCGAGCACACCGACTACAACGACGGTTTCGTGCTCCCCGTCGCCCTCTCCCTGCGGACCGTGGTGGCCGCCGCCGGGCAGCCCGACGGGGTCTGGACGGTCTGCTCCGAACTGGCCGACGAGTCGGTCGAGTTCACCGCCGACGACCTCGCCCCGGGCCGGGTCACCGGCTGGGGCGCGTACGTCGCCGGGGTGGTCTGGGCGCTGCGCGGGGCGGGGTACGCCGTACCGGGCGCGCGGCTCGCCATCGCCAGCGACGTACCGCTCGGTTCCGGCCTCTCCTCCTCGGCCGCGCTGGAGGCCGCGGTGCTGGCCGCCCTGGTCGACCTCGGCGGGCTGGACCTTCCCGCCGAACGACGGCCCCGGCTGGCCCAGCGGGCCGAGAACGCCTACGTCGGCGCGCCGACCGGGATCATGGACCAGTCCGCCGCGATCCGCTGCCGGGCCGGGCACGCGCTCTTCCTCGACTGCCGCACCGAGGAGGTCGAGCACATCCCGTTCGACCTCGACGCCGCCGGGCTGGCCATGCTGGTCGTCGACAGCCGGGCCCCGCACCGGCACGCCGACGGCGAGTACGCGGCCCGGCGCAGGTCCTGCGAGCAGGCCGCCGGTCTGCTCGGGGTGCCTGCCCTGCGGGACGTACCCGCTGCCGATCTGGACGCGACGCTGGGCCGGCTGCCCGACGACGAGACCCGGCGACGGGTCCGGCACGTGGTCACCGAGGACCAGCGGGTCCTCGACACCGTCGCGCTGCTGCGCGCCGGCCGGGTACGCGACATCGGCCCGCTGCTGACCGGGTCGCACGCCTCGATGCGGGACGACTTCGAGATCACCGTGCCGGAGATCGACCTCGCGGTCGAGGCGGCGCTGGCCGCCGGGGCGCTCGGTGCGCGGATGACCGGGGGCGGCTTCGGCGGCTGTGTGCTGGCGCTGGTGGAGGCGGCCTCGGCCGACACGGTCGCCGCCGCCGTCACGGCCGCGTACGCCGAGCGCGGCTTCGCCGCACCCGGTCACGTCCGGGTGCGGCCCGCCCCAGGTGCCAGCCGACTCGACTGA
- the galE gene encoding UDP-glucose 4-epimerase GalE, translating into MKLLVTGGAGYIGSVVTRMLLDAGHEVVVLDDLRTGHREALAPEATHVEVPVHEAARVLTPRAGFDGVLHFAALIAAGESMVRPELYWHTNTVGSLALIDAVRAAGVPRLVFSSTAAVYGNPVELPIPETAVKAPTNTYGATKLAVDMALTSEAIGHDLAAVSLRYFNVAGAYLRGDLAIGERHDPETHLIPIALEVAAGRRDKLQLFGDDYPTVDGTCVRDYIHVEDLARAHLLALDAATPGQHRIYNLGNGNGFTNRQVVEVVREVTGHRVPVEIAARREGDPAELVASSRLARAELGWVPEKPTLHDMVGDAWAFYRTHILERS; encoded by the coding sequence GTGAAACTGCTCGTCACCGGGGGGGCCGGCTACATCGGCAGCGTGGTGACCCGGATGCTGCTCGACGCCGGGCACGAGGTGGTCGTCCTGGACGACCTGCGCACCGGTCACCGCGAGGCGCTCGCCCCCGAGGCGACCCACGTCGAGGTCCCGGTGCACGAGGCCGCCCGCGTGCTCACCCCCCGGGCCGGATTCGACGGGGTGCTGCACTTCGCCGCGTTGATCGCCGCCGGGGAGTCCATGGTGCGGCCGGAGCTGTACTGGCACACCAACACCGTCGGCTCGCTCGCGCTGATCGACGCCGTCCGCGCCGCCGGAGTGCCGCGCCTGGTCTTCTCCTCCACGGCCGCCGTCTACGGCAACCCGGTCGAGCTGCCCATCCCGGAGACGGCGGTCAAGGCCCCCACCAACACGTACGGCGCGACCAAGCTCGCCGTCGACATGGCGCTCACCTCCGAGGCGATCGGGCACGACCTGGCGGCGGTCTCACTGCGCTACTTCAACGTCGCCGGGGCCTACCTCCGGGGCGATCTGGCCATCGGCGAACGGCACGACCCGGAGACCCACCTGATCCCGATCGCGTTGGAGGTCGCCGCCGGGCGGCGCGACAAGCTCCAGCTCTTCGGCGACGACTACCCCACCGTCGACGGCACCTGCGTCCGCGACTACATCCACGTCGAGGACCTCGCCCGCGCCCACCTGCTCGCGCTGGACGCGGCGACCCCCGGCCAGCACCGGATCTACAACCTCGGCAACGGCAACGGCTTCACCAACCGGCAGGTCGTCGAGGTGGTCCGTGAGGTCACCGGCCACCGGGTCCCGGTCGAGATCGCCGCGCGCCGCGAGGGCGACCCGGCCGAGCTGGTCGCCTCCTCCCGGCTGGCCCGCGCGGAACTCGGCTGGGTGCCGGAGAAGCCGACCCTGCACGACATGGTCGGCGACGCCTGGGCCTTCTACCGCACGCACATCCTGGAGCGGTCGTGA
- the cysD gene encoding sulfate adenylyltransferase subunit CysD, protein MTAPTAYRVSHLDALEAESIFVMREVVAEMERPVLLFSGGKDSIVMLRLAEKAFAPANIPFPVMHVDTGHNFPEVLEYRDQRVAELGLQLIVASVPEALERGLVRESPDGTRNRIQTPVLLDAVEKHRFDALFGGARRDEEKARAKERVFSFRDEFGQWDPKNQRPELWSLYNGRHHAGESIRVFPLSNWTELDVWHYIARERIALPSIYFAHEREVIERDGMLYAVNEFIQPRAGEERFKARVRYRTVGDASCTAAVRSDADSVELVIEEVGATRVTERGATRGDDRVSEAAMEDRKREGYF, encoded by the coding sequence ATGACCGCCCCTACGGCCTACCGCGTCTCCCACCTGGACGCGTTGGAGGCGGAGAGCATCTTCGTGATGCGTGAGGTGGTGGCGGAGATGGAGCGGCCGGTGCTGCTCTTCTCCGGTGGCAAGGACTCGATCGTGATGCTCCGGTTGGCGGAGAAGGCGTTCGCTCCGGCGAACATCCCGTTCCCGGTGATGCACGTCGACACCGGCCACAACTTCCCCGAGGTCCTGGAGTACCGCGACCAGCGGGTCGCCGAGCTGGGTCTCCAGTTGATCGTGGCGAGCGTCCCCGAGGCGCTGGAGCGCGGCCTGGTCCGGGAGAGCCCGGACGGCACCCGGAACCGGATCCAGACGCCGGTGTTGCTGGACGCGGTGGAGAAGCACCGGTTCGATGCGTTGTTCGGTGGGGCGCGTCGGGATGAGGAGAAGGCGCGGGCGAAGGAGCGGGTGTTCTCGTTCCGGGACGAGTTCGGGCAGTGGGATCCGAAGAATCAGCGTCCGGAGTTGTGGTCGTTGTACAACGGTCGGCATCATGCGGGTGAGTCGATTCGGGTGTTTCCGTTGTCGAACTGGACCGAGTTGGATGTGTGGCACTACATCGCTCGGGAGCGGATCGCGTTGCCGTCGATCTACTTCGCGCACGAGCGTGAGGTGATCGAGCGGGACGGCATGCTCTACGCGGTGAACGAGTTCATCCAGCCCCGGGCCGGCGAGGAGCGGTTCAAGGCGCGGGTGCGGTACCGGACCGTCGGCGACGCCTCGTGCACGGCTGCCGTTCGCTCCGACGCGGACTCGGTGGAGTTGGTGATCGAGGAGGTCGGGGCGACCCGGGTCACCGAGCGGGGTGCGACCCGGGGGGACGACCGGGTGAGTGAGGCCGCCATGGAGGACCGCAAGCGGGAGGGCTACTTCTGA
- a CDS encoding sulfate adenylyltransferase subunit 1, translating to MSAETIAPETSARPMDLLRFATAGSVDDGKSTLIGRLLYDTKSLFTDQLEAVEAVSAARGDEYTNLALLTDGLRAEREQGITIDVAYRYFATPRRKFIIADTPGHIQYTRNMVTGASTADLALILVDARKGLVEQSRRHAFLCSLLRVPHLVLCVNKMDLVDWSQDVFDQIADEFTAFAAKLDVPDLAVVPISALKGDNIVTRSENTPWYEGPSLLHHLEHVHIASDRNLVDVRFPVQYVIRPQSTTVTDYRGYAGQVASGVIKPGDEIMVLPSGFTSRIAAVDTADGPVAEAFPPMSVTVRLTDEIDISRGDMICRPNNAPTPTQDVEAMVCWMDETRPLQIGGRYTIKHTTRTARAIVRDLHYRLDINTLHRDDTATELTLNEIGRVRLRTTVPLLADEYRRNRTTGGFIIIDEATNRTVAAAMIVETT from the coding sequence ATGAGTGCCGAGACGATCGCCCCGGAGACGTCGGCCCGCCCGATGGACCTGTTGCGCTTCGCCACCGCCGGCAGCGTCGACGACGGCAAGTCGACGCTGATCGGCCGGTTGTTGTATGACACGAAGTCGTTGTTCACGGATCAGTTGGAGGCCGTGGAAGCGGTTTCGGCGGCGCGGGGTGACGAGTACACGAACCTGGCGTTGTTGACCGACGGGTTGCGGGCGGAACGGGAACAGGGCATCACGATCGATGTCGCCTACCGGTACTTCGCGACCCCACGGCGGAAGTTCATCATCGCCGACACCCCCGGGCACATCCAGTACACCCGGAACATGGTCACCGGCGCGTCGACCGCCGACCTGGCCCTGATCCTCGTCGACGCCCGTAAGGGCCTGGTCGAACAGTCCCGCCGCCACGCCTTCCTGTGCAGTCTGCTCCGCGTCCCGCACCTCGTGCTCTGCGTCAACAAGATGGACCTGGTCGACTGGTCCCAGGACGTGTTCGACCAGATCGCCGACGAGTTCACCGCCTTCGCCGCCAAACTCGACGTCCCCGACCTCGCGGTCGTGCCGATCTCCGCGCTCAAGGGCGACAACATCGTCACCCGATCCGAGAACACCCCCTGGTACGAAGGCCCCTCCCTGCTCCACCACCTGGAGCACGTGCACATCGCCTCCGACCGCAACCTCGTCGACGTGCGGTTCCCCGTCCAGTACGTCATCCGCCCCCAGTCGACCACCGTCACCGACTACCGCGGCTACGCCGGGCAGGTCGCCTCCGGCGTGATCAAACCCGGCGACGAGATCATGGTCCTACCGTCCGGGTTCACCTCCCGCATCGCAGCCGTGGACACCGCCGACGGACCCGTCGCCGAGGCGTTCCCACCCATGTCCGTCACCGTCCGCCTCACCGACGAGATCGACATTTCCCGCGGCGACATGATCTGCCGACCCAACAACGCCCCCACCCCCACCCAGGATGTGGAAGCGATGGTCTGCTGGATGGACGAGACCCGACCGTTGCAGATCGGCGGCCGGTACACCATCAAACACACCACCCGCACCGCCCGCGCGATCGTCCGGGACCTGCACTACCGCCTCGACATCAACACCCTGCACCGCGACGACACCGCCACCGAGTTGACACTCAACGAGATCGGCCGGGTCCGACTCCGCACCACCGTGCCACTCCTCGCCGACGAATACCGCCGCAACCGCACCACCGGCGGATTCATCATCATCGACGAAGCCACCAACCGCACCGTCGCCGCCGCCATGATCGTCGAAACCACCTAA
- a CDS encoding hemolysin family protein codes for MRETGGSRSRRQPPGRSRRTGRPRREPGPVARAVAGVVVRAADGATRLVTHLLGAGPTAGRERISEADLRDLVAANTLLDADERRIIDEVLAAGASLVREVMMPRTEVVFLSARLTVAEAAELARTETHTRYPVIDGTHDDVVGFVHLRDLLLRPDPDPRTTVGELTREVKRLPGSKRVLAALTEMRRERHHLAVVVDEYGGTAGIVTLEDLIEELIGEIHDEYDTDPDPVHAGLPGVVDGRLNLADFAERTGVVLPTGPYETVGGYVMAALGRLPVVGDEVPVAAEPGRRAAGAANRSPGGGTTHPVAEPAPAAGWSLRVLALEGRRVARVAVAGRPTLPAVNQPAAAPTPAVPPVPPAPARQPSPAAVVGKSTTGPS; via the coding sequence ATGCGGGAGACGGGCGGTTCCCGGTCCCGGCGACAACCGCCGGGACGGTCACGACGAACGGGACGACCGCGACGCGAACCGGGGCCGGTGGCGCGGGCCGTGGCCGGGGTGGTGGTCCGGGCCGCGGACGGGGCGACCCGGCTGGTGACGCACCTGCTGGGCGCGGGCCCCACCGCCGGGCGGGAGCGGATCAGCGAGGCGGACCTGCGCGACCTGGTCGCCGCCAACACCCTCCTCGACGCCGACGAGCGCCGGATCATCGACGAGGTGCTGGCGGCCGGGGCGAGCCTGGTCCGCGAGGTGATGATGCCCCGTACCGAGGTGGTCTTCCTCTCGGCACGGCTCACCGTCGCCGAGGCCGCCGAACTGGCCCGCACCGAGACACACACCCGCTACCCGGTGATCGACGGCACCCACGACGACGTGGTCGGCTTCGTGCACCTGCGCGACCTGCTGCTCCGGCCCGACCCGGACCCCCGGACGACCGTCGGCGAGCTGACCCGCGAGGTGAAGCGCCTCCCCGGCAGCAAGCGGGTGCTGGCGGCCCTGACCGAGATGCGCCGGGAGCGGCACCACCTCGCGGTGGTGGTCGACGAGTACGGCGGTACCGCCGGCATCGTCACCCTGGAGGACCTGATCGAGGAGCTGATCGGGGAGATCCACGACGAGTACGACACCGATCCCGACCCGGTGCACGCCGGCCTCCCCGGCGTGGTGGACGGCCGGCTGAACCTCGCCGACTTCGCCGAGCGCACCGGGGTGGTCCTGCCCACCGGTCCGTACGAGACGGTCGGCGGGTACGTGATGGCCGCCCTCGGTCGGCTGCCGGTCGTCGGCGACGAGGTGCCGGTGGCCGCCGAGCCCGGCCGACGCGCGGCCGGCGCCGCGAACCGGTCGCCGGGCGGCGGAACGACGCACCCGGTCGCGGAACCGGCTCCGGCGGCCGGCTGGTCGCTGCGGGTGCTCGCGCTGGAGGGACGCCGGGTGGCCCGGGTGGCGGTCGCGGGACGGCCGACGCTGCCGGCCGTCAACCAGCCGGCCGCCGCACCGACTCCCGCCGTGCCTCCCGTTCCTCCGGCTCCTGCACGCCAGCCGTCGCCGGCCGCCGTGGTGGGGAAGTCGACCACCGGCCCGTCATGA